The proteins below come from a single Polymorphobacter fuscus genomic window:
- a CDS encoding response regulator transcription factor gives MSDAAPPPVIALVDDDRNILTSVSIALQAEGFTVRMYSDGDSALKALIDNPPDLAVLDIKMPRMDGMEVLRRLREKSQVPVIFLTSKDTEIDEALGLAMGADDYIGKPFSQRLLIERIRAVLRRAANRALPAEEGSEIVATEPIIRGRLTMDPARHRVTWDAGEGRRGDVALTVTEFMILETLASRPGFVKSRDQLMDAAYQDDVYVDDRTIDSHIKRLRKKFRAVDHEFKGIETLYGVGYRFNEA, from the coding sequence ATGTCTGATGCCGCCCCCCCTCCGGTCATCGCGCTTGTCGATGATGACCGCAATATCCTGACCTCGGTGTCGATCGCCCTGCAGGCCGAAGGCTTCACCGTCCGCATGTATTCGGACGGCGATTCGGCACTCAAGGCGCTCATCGACAATCCGCCCGACCTTGCCGTGCTCGACATCAAGATGCCGCGCATGGACGGCATGGAGGTGCTGCGCCGGTTGCGCGAAAAATCGCAGGTGCCGGTGATCTTCCTGACGTCGAAGGATACCGAGATCGACGAGGCGCTCGGCCTGGCGATGGGTGCCGACGATTATATCGGCAAGCCGTTCAGCCAGCGCCTGCTGATCGAACGCATCCGCGCCGTGCTGCGCCGCGCCGCCAACCGGGCGCTGCCGGCCGAGGAGGGCAGCGAGATCGTCGCCACCGAACCGATCATCCGCGGCCGGTTGACGATGGACCCGGCGCGCCACCGCGTCACCTGGGACGCCGGCGAGGGCCGCCGCGGCGATGTCGCGCTGACCGTCACCGAATTCATGATCCTGGAAACGCTGGCCAGCCGGCCCGGCTTCGTCAAGTCGCGCGACCAGCTGATGGATGCCGCCTACCAGGACGATGTCTATGTCGATGATCGCACCATCGACAGCCATATCAAGCGGCTGCGCAAGAAATTCCGCGCCGTCGACCATGAATTCAAGGGCATCGAAACGCTGTATGGGGTCGGCTATCGCTTCAACGAAGCCTGA